One genomic region from Leptospira tipperaryensis encodes:
- a CDS encoding 6-hydroxymethylpterin diphosphokinase MptE-like protein: MYRLISNPNGTLNLEETQSGFLFHSRFNPTSEGERLSEQIPIPESPKETILIFGFALGYHVESYLKKRETPVHLLIVEPISSLKPIAEKFFDRLLRSYSEKGHQIRMIFGLDSFLEQPLTHWLAEGTNKVTPFLHPVYTRKFPDLTVHFLDSLKQNSQNQAAKDYFQKIWVRNEVRNVSSIFKNLNSSGIISGAKENFFKDQTLLFTGASPSLEGETDWILKNRNRFHLLASDTSLGWLVTSGIVPDMVLSIDSSRGTLFHFRNILPPDVPIVTWFGGSAHLFDLPNPKWIYFSTHPLDQTLRALFYPEAPILENPSLNMAGIAVSFAKQLAYGRMFLKGVDFQRSGGRTHCRSTGYESYDRLHLSRKKTLFGIRYQKSDDWDRRFSVLEILKRDAPELFQTELVSDLPEAEKKEVRSGLILEDPKKIRMENWIQFCIAHSELDLKNYLSSRIQRIVFR, encoded by the coding sequence ATCTACCGTCTCATTTCCAATCCAAACGGAACCCTGAACTTAGAGGAAACCCAATCGGGTTTCCTTTTTCATTCTAGATTCAATCCCACATCCGAAGGAGAAAGACTCTCCGAACAAATTCCGATTCCGGAATCGCCAAAAGAAACGATTCTAATCTTTGGATTTGCGCTCGGTTATCACGTTGAATCCTATCTCAAAAAAAGGGAAACACCGGTTCATCTTCTCATCGTAGAACCGATCTCTTCTCTCAAACCGATCGCCGAAAAATTCTTTGATCGACTGCTACGTTCTTATTCCGAAAAAGGGCACCAAATTCGGATGATCTTCGGTTTGGATTCTTTTTTGGAACAACCCCTCACCCACTGGCTTGCAGAAGGCACAAACAAAGTCACTCCGTTCTTACATCCGGTTTATACGCGTAAGTTCCCGGATCTTACGGTTCACTTTTTGGATTCTCTCAAACAGAATTCCCAGAATCAGGCGGCAAAGGATTACTTTCAAAAAATCTGGGTCCGAAACGAAGTCAGAAACGTTTCGAGTATATTCAAGAATTTGAATTCTTCCGGAATTATCTCGGGAGCGAAGGAGAATTTTTTCAAGGACCAGACCTTACTCTTCACCGGAGCGAGCCCTTCTTTGGAAGGAGAAACCGATTGGATTCTTAAAAACAGAAATCGATTTCATCTTCTCGCTTCCGACACTTCTCTGGGTTGGCTGGTCACTTCGGGAATCGTTCCGGACATGGTTTTGAGCATCGATTCTTCTCGAGGAACGTTATTTCACTTTCGAAACATTCTTCCCCCCGACGTTCCGATCGTTACTTGGTTCGGCGGTTCCGCGCATCTTTTTGATCTTCCCAATCCTAAGTGGATCTACTTTTCCACTCATCCTTTAGATCAAACGTTACGCGCCCTCTTCTATCCCGAGGCTCCGATTCTGGAGAATCCGTCCCTCAATATGGCCGGGATCGCGGTTTCTTTCGCCAAACAACTCGCATACGGAAGAATGTTTTTGAAAGGTGTGGACTTTCAGAGAAGCGGCGGTCGAACCCATTGCCGTTCCACGGGTTACGAATCCTACGACCGGCTCCATCTTTCCCGGAAGAAAACCCTTTTTGGAATTCGTTATCAGAAATCGGACGATTGGGACCGAAGATTCTCCGTTTTAGAAATTCTGAAACGGGACGCGCCGGAACTTTTTCAAACCGAACTTGTGTCTGACCTTCCAGAGGCTGAAAAAAAGGAAGTTCGTTCCGGTTTGATCTTGGAAGATCCTAAAAAAATCCGGATGGAAAACTGGATTCAATTTTGCATCGCACATTCGGAACTAGATCTAAAGAACTATCTTTCTTCCCGGATCCAAAGAATCGTTTTTAGATAA
- a CDS encoding type 1 glutamine amidotransferase encodes MRSLIVRFKDCEGPGILLDSLKERNYRISYHNAYDTRIQPIPDAHLIFDLIVLLGGPQSVADPTLFSFFEPWFNLVRYASSMPNRKVIGICLGSQIISRALGGEVNVGDKGPEVGFSEVSVQDSHPVLNGTSSFPAFHLHEDVFTIPKGGKHLLKSEMYPNQMFSVQDRIFGVQCHLEVTAPMLQVWQGVHADFIRSAGWVPGPDTESLRSQMETSGRKIFNAILDL; translated from the coding sequence ATGAGAAGTTTGATCGTTCGTTTTAAAGACTGCGAAGGTCCAGGAATCCTTTTGGATTCTTTGAAAGAAAGAAATTATAGAATTTCGTATCACAACGCTTACGACACGAGAATTCAACCCATCCCGGACGCACATCTGATCTTTGATCTGATCGTTTTGTTGGGAGGTCCACAATCGGTCGCGGACCCGACGCTTTTTTCTTTTTTTGAACCTTGGTTCAACTTGGTGCGTTATGCGTCATCGATGCCCAATCGAAAGGTGATCGGAATCTGTTTGGGTTCTCAGATCATCTCCAGAGCGTTAGGCGGAGAAGTAAACGTAGGCGATAAGGGCCCGGAGGTCGGTTTTTCCGAAGTGAGCGTCCAGGATTCTCATCCGGTTTTAAACGGGACTTCTTCCTTTCCCGCCTTTCATCTTCACGAGGACGTGTTTACGATTCCGAAGGGCGGCAAACATCTTCTAAAAAGCGAGATGTATCCCAATCAGATGTTTTCTGTTCAAGATCGAATCTTTGGGGTCCAGTGTCATCTGGAAGTTACGGCTCCTATGCTCCAGGTTTGGCAAGGGGTTCACGCGGATTTTATTCGTTCCGCCGGTTGGGTTCCTGGACCCGATACCGAGTCTCTGAGGTCTCAGATGGAGACGTCAGGACGTAAAATATTCAATGCGATTCTCGATCTATGA
- a CDS encoding TlpA family protein disulfide reductase, which translates to MNSEPDFRLFFPSLTGNYVALMNRLTLFLIFALFVFQCAPSEQPNLGVQNFRGITLDGKEIKLSEVTAPRLVLNVYGPNCVPCIKELPALNYLYQEMQKDPKIQFYMVVDPALFFDDPETMSEEDLLTKAKPLVQEEARKFGIQVPILLMKKPFRVSRSDSIITGTPETLLFKTKPFVLYYNFIGPISEEANPAKLISDQKILFFKRMAGSS; encoded by the coding sequence ATGAATTCGGAACCAGATTTCCGCCTTTTCTTTCCCTCCCTTACTGGAAATTATGTAGCATTGATGAACCGATTAACCCTCTTTCTAATTTTTGCCCTTTTTGTATTCCAATGTGCGCCTTCCGAACAACCCAATTTGGGAGTTCAAAATTTTCGGGGAATCACTTTGGACGGAAAGGAGATCAAACTTTCCGAAGTTACCGCGCCCCGTTTGGTTCTGAACGTTTACGGACCGAATTGTGTCCCTTGTATCAAGGAACTTCCGGCTCTCAACTATCTCTACCAAGAAATGCAAAAGGATCCTAAGATCCAATTCTACATGGTCGTTGATCCGGCTCTTTTTTTCGACGATCCCGAAACCATGTCGGAAGAAGACTTGCTTACAAAGGCAAAACCTTTGGTGCAAGAAGAAGCTCGTAAGTTTGGAATTCAAGTTCCGATTCTTCTTATGAAAAAACCGTTTCGTGTGAGTCGATCCGATTCCATCATTACGGGAACTCCGGAAACACTTCTTTTCAAAACAAAACCTTTCGTTCTCTATTATAATTTTATTGGACCGATCAGCGAAGAGGCCAATCCGGCAAAACTCATCTCCGATCAAAAAATTCTCTTTTTCAAAAGGATGGCCGGATCTTCATGA